ACTATTCTGACCAGGATGAGGAAACactgccctatatagagcactatttgACCAGGATGAGGAACactgccctatatagagcactatttaGACCAGGATGAAGATACactgccctatatagagcactatttagaccaggatgaagaaacactgccctatatagagcactatttaGACCAGGATGAAGATACactgccctatatagagcactatttagaccaggatgaggaaacactgccctatatagagcactatttaGACCAGGATGAGGAAACACTGCCCTATATAAAGCACTATTTAGACCAGGATGAAGATACactgccctatatagagcacCAGTTTAACCAGGGTGAAGAAACactgccctatatagagcactatttagaccaggatgaggaaacactgccctatatagagcactatttagaccaggatgaggaaacactgccctatatagagcactatttagaccaggatgtagaaacactgccctatatagagcactatttagaccaggatgaggaaacactgccctatataggaaacactgccctatatagagcactatttcGACCAGGATGAAGATACACTGCCCGATATAGAGCACTATTTAGACCAGGATGAGGAAACactgccctatatagagcactatttaGACCAGGGCGAAGAAACactgccctatatagagcactatttaGACCAGGATGAGGACACactgccctatatagagcactatttaGACCATGATGAGGACACactgccctatatagagcactatttagaccaggaagaggaaacactgccctatatagagcactatttaGACCAGGATGAGGACACactgccctatatagagcactatttagaccaggatgaggaaacactgccctatatagagcactatttaGACCAGGATGAGGACACACtgccctatatagggcactattTAGACCATTATGAAGAAACACTGCCCTATATAGAGCTCTATTTAGACCAGGATGAAGAAACactgccctatatagagcactatttaGACCAGGATGTAGATACAccgccctatatagagcactatttagaccaggatgaagaaacactgccctatatagagcactatttaGACCAGGATGTAGATACAccgccctatatagagcactatttaGACCAGGATGAGGACACactgccctatatagagcactatttgGACCAGGATAAAGAAACACACTTTCAACATCTCATCAAGGTCTTACCTGGACGAGTGATCATCCAGCCAAACCTCCACCCTGTTGCTGTCCACTCCGCTCCCGAACCCCCATCGATGCGTCTTGGTCCGACGGCTCCACAGCGGCGAGAAAAACCAACCAGCGCTGGTCACCGCGGGTTGTTCCCTTCCGCCCGGGCAGGGAGAGTCGAAAGGAGAGGAAGTGTCGGGAGTCACTCCATCCGAGGCCATCTGCTCCTGCAGCGGTtcggactggaggcagggcatgccGTCCGACAAGTAGCTTGAAAACAGGTTCCTTAAACTCAGTTTGAGCGACGGGAGGCCACCTCCATTATTTAACAGCCGTTCGGAATCAGAGACTGAGAACAACGTGGAGCAGAGGGAGTCTTGAGCCTACAGAGCACGCTCAcgattagagagacagagacagtcaccgCTTTCAGAGCTCACCCATTATCCTATCAGCTATTGGAGAAACCCAGAGGGAGATATATTTAGGTTAACCTAATCCTGGAGGCCTTGATTTAATGCCGCGAGCTGGCATCGCCCAGGTGATTTATTCGGTAGGAACATTCAAGGAACGGATTAGGGGCCGATTTGGAGCTGGGACTATTAAGGACACTGAACCCCCAGGGTTCCCCGAGCCAGGCTTGGAATCCCTCCCagtggtcctccctctctccccttcctctccatgttggtcctccctctctccctccctctctcccctccctctctccccttcctctccatgttggtcctccctctctccccttcctctccatattggtcctccctctctccccttcctctccatgttggtcctccctctctccccttcctctccatattggtcctccctctctcccccttcctctccatgttggtcctccctctctcccccttcctctccatgttggtcctccctctctccccttcctctccatgttggtcctccctctcccacttcctctccatgttggtcctccctctctccccttcctctccatgttggtcctccctctctccccttcctctccatgttggtcctccctctctcccctccctctcccaccttcctctccatgttggtcctccctctctccccttcctctccatgttggtcctccctctctccccttcctctccatgttggtcctccctctctccccttcctctccatgttggtcctccctctctccccttcctctccatgttggtcctccctctctccccttcctctccatgttggtcctccctctctcccctccctctcccaccttcctctccatgttggtcctccctctctccccttcctctccatgttggtcctccctctctcccctccctctcccaccttcctctccatgttggtcctccctctctcccccttcctctccatgttggtcctccctctctccccttcctctccatgttggtcctccctctctcccctccctctctcccccttcctctccatgttggtcctccctctctccccttcctctccatgttggtcctccctctctcccccttcctctccatgttggtcctccctctctccccttcctctccatgttggtcctccctctctccccttcctctcccagttgtcctccctctctcccctccctctctccccttcctctccatgttggtcctccctctctccccttcctctccatgttggtcctccctctctccccttcctctcccagttgtcctccctctctccccttcctctccatgttggtcctccctctctccccttcctctccacacctccccactctgctcctcctcccctctctccctctcttcatacaGTAAAAAACTTCCccactgctcctcctctcctccctccttctctccccttcctctccacacttccccactctgctcctcctctcctcaccagtgCAGAAGGAAGCCCAGAATCATGACCTGAAGAGAGTTCTGGGTGACCTTCAACAAGGACATGGTCAAGGTGGTGAGTTCTGGGTGACCATGGCAACAAGGACATGGTCAAGGTGGTGAGTTCTGGGTGACCATGGCAACAAGGACATGGTCAAGGTGGTGAGTTCTGGGTGACCATGGCAACAAGGACATGGTCAAGGTGGTGAGTTCTGGGTGACCATGGCAATAAGGACATGGTCAAGGTGATGCTGATCTTTGGCATCACCTTGACCATTATTATCTTTATAATTCTATTTTAGAGGATCTATAATCTACTCTCCAGGAAgactacagatctaggatcagcctcTTACTCCCTCTACCAGACagtcctctatctccctctaccagacagtcctctatctctccctctctaccagacagtcctctatctctccctctctaccagacagtcttcaatctctccctctctaccagacagtcctctatctctccctctctaacagacagtcctctatctccctctccctgacagtctctctctcccctctctaccagaAACGTCCCACATCCTGAATAGTGTCTTCCCCCAGGCTGTGACCTTCACTAAATAACTGATCTATACTGCATCAGGCCATCTCTGATCTGTACTCTAAATAACTGATCTGTACTCTAAATAACTGAACTATACTGCATCAGGCCATCTCTGATCTGTACTCTAAATAACTGATCTGTACTCTAAATAACTGTTCGGTACTCTAAATAACTGATCTGGACTCTAAATAACTGATCTGTACTCTAAATAACTGAACTATACTGCATCAGGCCATCTCTGATCTGTACTCTAAATAACTGATCTGTACTCTAAATAACTGTTCGGTACTCTAAATAACTGATCTGGACTCTAAATAACTGATCTGTACTCTAAATAACTGAACTATACTGCATCAGGCCATCTCTGATCTGTACTCTAAATAACTGATCTGTACTCTAAATAACTGAACTATACTGCATCAGGCAATCTCTGATCTGTACTCTAAATAACTGATCTGTACTCTAAATAACGGATCTGTACTCTAAATAACTAGTAGtacacactgagtggacaaaacattaggaacaccatgacccagactgaccaggtgaaagctctgATCCCTTTACCTGGTAGtacacactgagtggacaaaacattaggaacaccatgacccagactgaccaggtgaaagctctgATCTCTTTACCTGGTAGtacacactgagtggacaaaacattaggaacaccatgaCCCAGACTGACCGAGTGAAAGCTCTGATCCCTTTACCTGGTAGtacacactgagtggacaaaacattaggaacaccatgacccagactgaccaggtgaaagctctgATCCCTTTACCTGGTAGtacacactgagtggacaaaacattaggaacaccatgacccagactgaccaggtgaaagctctgATCTCTTTACCTGGTAGtacacactgagtggacaaaacattaggaacaccatgacccagactgaccaggtgaaagctctgATCCCTTTACCTGGTAGtacacactgagtggacaaaacattaggaacaccatgacccagactgaccaggtgaaagctctgATCTCTTTACCTGGTAGtacacactgagtggacaaaacattaggaacaccatgacccagactgaccaggtgaaagctctgATCTCTTTACCTGGTAGtacacactgagtggacaaaacattaggaacaccatgaCCCAGACTGACCGAGTGAAAGCTCTGATCCCTTTACCTGGTAGtacacactgagtggacaaaacattaggaacaccatgacccagactgaccaggtgaaagctctgATCCCTTTACCTGGTAGtacacactgagtggacaaaacattaggaacaccatgacccagactgaccaggtgaaagctctgATCCCTTTACCTGGTAGTAcgcactgagtggacaaaacattaggaacaccatgaCCCAGACTGACCGGGTGAAAGCTCTGATCTCTTACTGACGACACAAGTTAAATCCACTACTTTTTTTTATTGATTTTcacaaggcaagtcagttttcagaacaaattcttatttccaatgatggCCCTtcgatcagtgtagatgaaggaggaggagacgggTTGAAGAAGAGGATGTttcagccttgagacatggatggtgtgtgtgtgtcattcagagggtgaaggggCAGGACAatagattgaagtgcctttgaactgggcgTGGTAGGGACACCGGttagtgtcaagaactgcaacgctgctgggttttttaaAGCTCAACTGtatatcaagaacggtccaccacccaaaggacatccagccaacttgacacaactgtgggaagcgttggagtcaacatggaccagcatccctgtggaacgttttctacaccttgtagagtccatgacccgaCGAATTgagactcctcccctctctagtCCTTCTATCCTCCGTctgcctcactccctctctctgtccttcttctACCCTCtttcccagcctctctcccactctcctccctctcctctgtccctccatctcttcctctcctccctccccctctcctccctacctccctctcttcctcttgcccttcctcttcctctcctccgtcccctctcttcctccctctcctcctctagtccctccctcccttcctccctccttctcttcctctcctccctcccttcctctttccctctatccatccatccctctcctccctctcatctctcctccatcccttcctctctccctctatccatcgatctctctcctccctccctccgtcaagTCGCCTTGCCGATGATGAGGATACTCATGAGGAAGACCATGATGAAGAAGATCCACATGAAGAACCGGTCCATCACCTTGGCAACCTTCTTCCACTCCGCCCCTTTAGCACACGTTGCCCGTTGCTCCCGGAAACAGTTGGCGATGTACTGAATGTTATACACCacctagaggagagggagggggaggggggaggagagagatagggagggagggggagggatggagggggttcgggagggagggagatttgggagagagggaggggaggggaggaggggagggagtggagggagaggaaggagaggggttcAGGAGAGGAAGGAGCGAGGGttcaggagaggaaggagagagggagggagaggaatgagagagggagggagggagaggaaggagagggggttcaggagaggaaggagagggggttcaggagaggaaggagagagggttcaggagaggaaggagagggggttcaggagaggaaggagagagggttcaggagaggaaggagagggggttcaggagaggaaggagagagggttcaggagaggaaggagagagggttcaggagaggaaggagagaggcagggagaggaaggagagagggagggagaggaaggagagagggagggagaggaaggagagagggagggagaggaaggagagagggagggagaggaaggagatagggagggagggagaggaaggagagagggagggagaggaaggagggagtgagggagggagggagaggaatgagagagggagggagaggaaggagagagggagggagggagaggaatgagagagggagggagaggaaggagagagggagggagaggaggcacaGCTCGATAAATCCTGACTGTGTGATGCAGTGGGCATTAGTCACCTGTTTGTGGTGTGGGCAGGGGCAGGAGCAGGCTGGGGCCGAGGCTGGGTTGAGGTGCTTCTCCTTGGTGTAAGGCAGCGGCTCATTCAGCCCACCATTCTGGAGGTTCCCTGGAGGAGGTGCCTGATagtccagctcctctctcccGATGTGGTGGTAATGTCTCAGGGGCTCCCTCTTCTCCTCGCCCCCTTCCCCCTTGGAGGTCTGGCTCGGGTTGCTGTGATGGTTCTGGTTACTACGGTTACTGTAATGGTCGTCGCGGTGACCGCCGTTAGCGTAGCGACAGTTGTCGAGGTGGTTTTGGAGGTGCCCGTTGCCGTACTGGTACGGAGAGAGGCGATGGCAGTCGTCTTGGTAACAGCCGTCATGGTAGAGGTCGTCGTGGTAATGGTTCCGTGCCAGGGCGGAGTTGCCCGACATTGGTTCCTCACTGTAGAGAggtgttctctcactctctggtgtAGTGCAGTTCTCCCCCACCTCGTACACAAACAGGATCTTAGACATGTAGTCAATGATGAGtacctgggaacacacacacacacacacacacacacacacacacacacacacacacacacacacacacacacacacacacacacacacacacacacacacacacacacacacacacacacacacacacacacacacacacacagtgacacagagcTCCAGACTTTGGCCCAGTGGAAaacaggcttggcctaccttggcccagcgaggaacaggcttggcctaccttggcccagtgaggaacaggcttggcctaccttggcccagtgaggaacaggcttggcctaccttggcccagcgaggaacaggcttggcctaccttggcccagcgaggaacaggcttggcctaccttggcccagggaggaacaggcttggcctaccttggcccagCGAGGAACATgcttggcctaccttggcccagcgaggaacaggcttggcctaccttggcccagtgaggaacaggcttggcctaccttggcccagcgaggaacaggcttggcctaccttggcccagcgaggaacaggcttggcctaccttggcccagggaggaacaggcttggcctaccttggTCCAGCGAGGAACATgcttggcctaccttggcccagcgaggaacaggcttggcctaccttggcccagtgaggaacaggcttggcctaccttggcccagcgaggaacaggcttggcctaccttggcccagtgaggaacaggcttggcctaccttggcccagtgaggaacaggcttggcctaccttggcccagtgaggaacaggcttggcctaccttggcccagtgaggaacaggcttggcctaccttggcccagtgaggaacaggcttggcctaccttggcccagtgaggaacaggcttggcctaccttggcccagtgaggaacaggcttggcctaccttggcccagtgaggaacaggcttggcctaccttggcccagtgaggaacaggcttggcctaccttggc
This portion of the Oncorhynchus gorbuscha isolate QuinsamMale2020 ecotype Even-year unplaced genomic scaffold, OgorEven_v1.0 Un_scaffold_2809, whole genome shotgun sequence genome encodes:
- the LOC124026767 gene encoding neuronal acetylcholine receptor subunit alpha-9-I isoform X1, whose product is MPAITKSSCVVDVSYFPFDWQWCNLTFGSWTYNGNQVDIAMGMDSGDLSDFVENVEWECHGMPAVRNVIMYGCCSDPYPDITYTLHLKRRSLFYIFNLLLPCFLISFLAPLGFYLPADSGEKVSLGVTVLLALTVFQLMVAESMPPSESVPYIGKYYIATMTMITASTSLTIFIMNIHFCGAEAKPVPHWAKVLIIDYMSKILFVYEVGENCTTPESERTPLYSEEPMSGNSALARNHYHDDLYHDGCYQDDCHRLSPYQYGNGHLQNHLDNCRYANGGHRDDHYSNRSNQNHHSNPSQTSKGEGGEEKREPLRHYHHIGREELDYQAPPPGNLQNGGLNEPLPYTKEKHLNPASAPACSCPCPHHKQVVYNIQYIANCFREQRATCAKGAEWKKVAKVMDRFFMWIFFIMVFLMSILIIGKAT